In the Primulina eburnea isolate SZY01 chromosome 15, ASM2296580v1, whole genome shotgun sequence genome, CAGTTTTGTAGCATCTGTAACATATTTCAAGAAAAGATCAATATATTTATACATATGATTTTCTTGATGACTatcatctaaaatcaagaaaaattttgggatactatatatatatatatatatatatatatatatatatatatatatatacacacacacacacacactatctATACGTGAGATTAAAGTCGAAAATACCAAGAAAATCTAGATGGAATCAAACGAAAACAAAAGGTTAGTTAGCCACAGATGATCTCCAATTTCAAGAATGGAGAATCAAGATCAGAAAATGGAAGAAAGGATTAAGAGggaaaaagaagaaagatgCCTCAACATCCTTTCATCAAGTCAAAGTAAAagaatcccaaaaaaaaaaaaaaaacaatcctAATTGGCATATAAAATTCGAAAGTCAATTGCAAAATGTATTTAAATAgaatatttaaaagatttaacaAGGGGAGTGATAGACAAATTATGCCTTCATGACTAGAAAAAAATAATGTTATATTTTgtactaattaaatattaaatatattttttttcgtgATAAGCTCTAATTAATTGTCAAGAGTTGGCTGAcctgaaaatttttaatttaacaAAGTGAAATCTTTATttcttacaaaaaaaaaaatatacaaaaactTTTTAAAAGAGaagataatataaataatatcttAATTATAAAGCTTTGCTTAATTGATTGTTTAATATATATTGTGTTATGCAGTACAATACATAGCAAGCTAGTACATTTCCATGCATGTTGAAGTACACTCATTAATATTAATtctctaaattaaattaataaaatggaATAAAAATTCacttattcctaataaaaaaaaatggaaagaGCTAGGAAATTAAATAGAAAGaataatttattatctcaatatATTTTTAGAGGatgcaaaaataaattattatatgatcATCCGTAGCTTCAAAACGCTGCGTTTCAGGTTTCAGCTGCTattagaagaagaagaagaagccgTCTCCGCCTTCAACCTCGCCGTGGCGTCTCGTAAGCTTCCCCTTCACTTCAGTGGTAGTTCGGCTGTATTTAGAATTCAAGATCTTTCTCTTCTGCAAAGCCCTTGTGTTGTGAGGAATAAATGGGTCGAAACTTGCTTCGTCCTTCCTAGTCGAATCGCCTTCTTCACTGCTTTCAGTTATTTTGAGGTttgtcttcttcttcttcttcttcttcttcttcttcttatatatatatatatatatgtatgtatatatatgaaaatcataAGAAGTAAATGGAAAGTAGTTGTGGGTAAGGAAGAAAAACTTATCCTTTTCCGTTTGTCTTCATCTTCTGATCTCCATGTCTAGATCACAGTGTTACACTTTCTGGGATTGCGAGAGTACATATAATTACAATCCTAACCACCTAAAACTAAATGCATCTACGCAATCTCCCTGCCCACATGAGGAAATAACCATGAGATAGCCGGGAAAAAGAAGGAGAAAGAAATCAGATACATTCTTCTAAAATACTAACAACTTCCGAACGTTGTTCGTCGCTCAGTTCTTCGGGGAATTCAACCAGAAACTTGAGTCTAAGGTCTCCTCTCATCCCTTCTTCTTTGGATTTAGGCAAGCCTTGTCCCGGGATGGTCTTTTCGTATCCGGGATATATAATATCATCTATTGACAAGGTTATATGCCCTCCTCCTAAAAGAGGGACAGGAATTGTGGATCCTGTGAGTGCCTGCACCAAAGGGACTTCAACTCCTAGTTCCAAATCGTCGCCTTCTCGTTTGAATAGCGGGTGTCTTTTCTCATCGATTACGAAGATTATGTCAGCTGGAAGAGTGCCCGGTCTCTCGTCTCCTTTCCCTTCAAATGTGATCTTTGTTCCTTTTCTCCACCCTGGCTTCACTCTGATCATTAGTATCTCTTCTTCTTCAACAAAGAACCTGtcattttaaaatgatgattcTTATATTAGGCGTAGCCGATGAAATTTTTAGTTATATACCCTTCTTTTGGTTAATATATCCAATATTCCGTTGGACTTGTCGTTCCATTTATGCTACTCCATGTGTGATTGGCATTGCAGTTGGAAGAGATACATAGCCTATTTTCATTAATTTGCTTCCCGGATAGAATAAACTATAAAGGGCATTTACCTGTCCTCAAATGTGAACAATCATATTTTCATGTGTAATCAGTTTTATAAAAATTGCCCTTACATTGAGATTTACTTGGTTATCTTATATTTCGGTCATTCCAAGATTTTGGTTGCCGTGAAATCAAAATCACTTCTTCTCTCGATGTTTCAAGTCAAAATTTAAAAGGGATCGGAGAAAGCCAAAAACCTTTAAAAAGAAGAGAAATGAATAAGTTAAACTCTTTCGTACCCGGTATTCGAGATGACATCCCTTGTGATCTTGATCTTTTTCACACTTCCAACGCACAACTCTTCAAGCGTGCATTCAAGCTTCCTCTCTATTGGTTGAGGTTTTCTCCGAACCGCTGATTGTGAAAAGAAAATCGGGGTTGTGCTTCGACGGCTTGTGACTTTCGATAGAACCGCTTGTTCTTTTGGTGTGCTAGGAGTCGGAGGAGTGCCATTTGGACTAGTCTTAGTAAATGATGCATAGAACTCAGCTGATGTAGGAGTTATGCTTCCTGTTAAAGGGCTGATCCGGCTTGTGGTACGCGAAAGCAGCTTCGGACTAGAAATGTGAAATTCTCCATCTTGAATATCATATGACTTTTTCTTTGGTGTTTGTGGTTCATGATGGTCCCCGTTGCAGGCATTTGCTTCTTCTCTTTTCTTGGTGCTAATAGCCTGaaaattattcaaaaaataACATAAACAAAAGTATTCATGTGTGTCCATAGTTTTTAGCTCATCTGACAGCAAGATCTCAAGGTTGAGACGAGATACGCTTATAATATTCTTCTCCTCAACTAAAAAAAGAAGGTATTTATCATGTGTGACATTATTGTAATATCGATATATGAGAAGGGATTCATTAGCTTGTATCATACAATGCAGGGCCAGGACCCGAAGACGAGTTATGTCAAATGAGAATAACTATATGCCATCGATGTAATTCCTAATAACATTCATTCGAATTCTTAGATAGCATGGAAATGGGGACGTACACACCCTATACGCTTCATTGATGGAGCTAAACTTGGCTTCTGCTTCGGCTTTGTTCGATGGATTTCTATCTGGATGCCATTTCATTACAAGTGATTTATATGCTTTGCCAACATCTGAGAGGGATGCAGTTCTTGAAATCCCAAGAATTCCGTAAAAATTGGGAGTAGGTGACTTCGGAGGATCTCCCATGAAAGGGTGGGTAAAATGgaggaaaaagaaagaaaagtaGGGTTGTCAGGGAGAGACAAAGGTGGAGGGGAGATTGAGTGGAAATGGAAGGAATGCAAGGAAATGGAGATTTTGTCCAAACAAATGTGTGATCAAAGGAAAATAAGATATTCCAAGAATGAAGCGCCTTGTTAGGAGCTTTTTACTGGGCCATGTTTTGTAGAGATACATTATTTTTACACTATTTTTTtcatggcaaaaatttgtgtgagacggtctcacgggtcgtagttgtgagacagatttcttatttgggtcatccatgaaaaagtattactttttatgagtattactttttattgtgaatatgagtagggttgacctgtctcacatattatgatatgtgagacggtctcacatgagacttactTTTTTTCATAtagatagataaaataattagaatcccattttatattttagtaaaaattgaaattttgattatatatacatatatatatatatatatatatatatatatatatatatatatatatatatacatgtcttTTTGCAATTTTGAccgataaaatttgtgttttcGTCTGctattttgtattttttgtgATTTTGGTTCTTTTTAAATAGTACCAACATGACAATGAATTGAAATTAACATGACGACATTCTCATAGTGTAATATCACTATTTTCAatgagaaattaataaaattactaAAAATTGAGATATATGTGAATAAAACTTAAGTTCAATAAAATAAAGACCACAATTACAAAGATAAAACATATAGAACGAAAATTAccaattttcttgaattttatgtcccaaaaaaaaaaaaatctagtataACTCTGGTGCACCAATCAATAAAGATTAGCCTTTATCCCCTAAAAATTAGGGAAACAAGCTGGGCTGGAAACATTTGGGCTCTATCAAGTATAAAGGTTTCACTCGAAAAATCTGAATTTCTAGTTCAACCCATCTAAATCCCATGTTCCATAGCCTGACCTTAACTAAAAGTTCACAACATAAACAAGATAGGTCTcgagacgatctcacaaatttttatctgtgagacgggtcaatcctaccgatattcacaataaaaagtaatacttttagcataaaaattaatattttttcatggatgactctaataagatatctgtctcacaaaatacgacctgtgagaccgtctcacacaagtttgtgCTCAGAAACAATGTGTGGCCATCATCAAGGACTCCATTAATTTTCTTGGTTGAGTTCAAGTTAACGTAAGAgtattataatttaaatttgttGACCTAAATTTCGACATATTAGCACTGTAAACattaatattactcatgtattgaGATATAAACATTTGGATACACGGTTAGGGTCTtgttaacattttttttaatctttaatgaaaatagctcaaaaaaattcattttgaaattcatttACATAGCCATATTTTTAACAACCTCAATTTTATACATACGAGTTGCATGCAAACTACATAACTCGAACTGAGAACACAATTTTCGGGAACGTCGGGGTTTGTTCGCTCCTACGAGATTATGAAGTTCCTCGCTCAGTCATTCCAGACTTTTAGTTTCACTCATTCAATTGGGATCTCTTGCTAGTGTTAGGATCGAACGTTTACTAATAGATCAAAAGCTTAATTAGTAATCAAGtcgtaattttatttctttatacTTGTGAAAATACATAATGCATTTACTTGAGTTATAATTGGTCGAGCTGTCAGGCCCTTGAGTTCGGGGTGATGCATGTCTACCTGCTGGTATTTTCTCATATCTCTTATATATCAATCTTACCATTTTTCCTACCGTCGGTCATGTCTCTAGTAGAGACAGTATTAACTGTTATGATCTTTAATGAAGACTACATTTGTTCCCCGAATTAATTAAGTGAAATCGAAATTTCTAATATCGCCAAAATTGTTATAGCATGAATGGCATTGTACTAAAAGTTGTCGCACCTTATAGGTATAGAAAGGGACTGGAATGGTTAATGTTATTGAACGAGTTATATTAATGGTGAAAAAGCTTGTGGTCTTGTTGCTTTCATCCACCTAGAAAATTGTCTAAGGTATAATTATGAAGCCACCAAACCCTTAATCATTAGTATAAAATTTGATAGCAGAATCAAGATTAATTCATCTTATTTCATAGTAGAAAGAATCAATATCTTacctaaaaattaaaatgatcaaAGATTGAAGATAATATGTGAAAATGTAATTTGTGCCACTTAAATTGTAAATTTCAAGGAGAACAAATAAGTGATAATGTACTATTAATGGAGAGCGAATAAGTacagagtaagtctcttgtgagacggtctcacgaaacTTAAATGGTAAAATTCATGGCATAATTTTTTCAATTCCTATTTGTAGAATTTACTAGTATCATTACCAATATCCCAAAACTTGTTTTCAAGGATCATGCAGATCAGTAAATAAGAGCTTAAGACAGATTccttatttgaattttgaatccCTCTTTTTTACATAAAACACGATCAGGTCACCGGGCAGGTAGCAGGAGAAGAAATGAACAGATTCATCTCACCCATtgaataaaaatcaaattttgtcatgcattgttttaaatttcttaaatcccacaaattaatatatatactcaataaatcatttcttTCACAATAATAATTGCATATACTACCTCTGTGAAATCACGAGATTGTTGAAAACACCCGTGAAGAAAAATGATCTATCAACTCTCCATGTTTTCAAATCACGAACACacatatatcatatatgcaATTAACGTAACCCGTCGTACAATTGTGTGGTGTAACATTACCTCCATAAACAGTAAAATTCCATCACTAGTTATTGTtgtatgcttatatatatacttcCCACTAAACGCCTTATCATCATAAAATTAAGAATCAGTCGATAAATCCCATATGATCCCACTATTTGGCCACTATACCTATGTAACCACAGCATACATAATACTACTCCTTCCAAGAATCATATCCATTACATATGCCTCGCGCgcgcgcgcacacacacacagatatatatgtgtgtgtgtgtgtgtgtgtgtgtgtgtgtgtgtgtgtgtgtgtgtgtgtgtaatatGTATGTATCTCAGCCCTCTAGCTACTTAAAGCTGTATCTTGGTAATGTTCTGCGCAATGAAAATAATGGAGTCCGACAAAAATGAAGAGGGAAAGGGAGTCCACGATGAGGATGAAGCAAAAAAGTCGACAGGTTTCAAgaatctttccaagattattgtCCCCCCATTGGGTACTTCTTATACTTCACAGTTTAATGATTCTGATGGTAGAATTATCTCCCCCATGGATTCAAGATACAGGTATGTATATTCTCAGAAGTTAGAAAGATTGATTGTAGTAAATGAAATGAATTTTATTTCTCTGCAAAATTTGATGAAAAAAGAATTATAGATATAATTAAAGTAGTTGCCGATAAAGCAGGTGCTGTTACAAGTTATAGACAGGGGTGGAGTCAGGATTCAAAAATACTTGGAGTTGGCTACGTTCCAGTTTAGACACTAATAAGGATGTGTATTCGGTTAAAATCGAACCGACTTTCTAAAATCAAATTAATCGAATTTTTTTCCGATACTAAAACCATACTGGATCGAATGAACATTACGAGGAAACCCGAACAAATCTAACTGAAAAAATATGTTATTTCGGTCGATAACTGAATTCACtcaaattttagatttttttttaaaaaatcacgttttaattttaaaaattgtaataaattaaataaatctaaattttatttacttctaattttgttttctaataaaattttattagaagtttataatatttatatgataataaactttattaaaaaaataatatattatttttttaaataaaatttcggttTGTTTGGTTAACCAAACTTTTATAATAAAACCTTAAACTAAGCCGAACTAACATATGTTTTAAAAAACTACAACTGAACTTCAAAATAAATCAAACCgatttttcaaattaatttacttCTATCGGTTATTTTGGTAGAAACTGATATTTTCTCACCCGAGAATTGATACTTTCTCTTATCTTGAAACCAAaatggatttttaatttttttttaatcttaggaaAGCATTTTAGATCTTTTTAAAACCAaccgtaaaaaaaaattaatgcgtCGATTTGGACATTGACATACATGAAAGAATAAGATGGAAATTAATTGAAAGAAAAGGCTTGTTATATTATTCAGTTAATCTCGAAATTCAAAtcattgataaatcatataataaCAAATATATCATAATTCACATAGAAATTTTGCAACATTTGAAAGGTtatttactttatttttctcaaaaccAATCCAATATAAATATACACAAATTCATactaaaaatttataattctataaaacttttagtattaatataaattaaataaagatataataaaatattttgtaactATATAATTCTATTATCATATTAActcaatttaatatatttttgtgtTA is a window encoding:
- the LOC140814712 gene encoding uncharacterized protein isoform X1 produces the protein MIQANESLLIYRYYNNVTHDKYLLFLVEEKNIISVSRLNLEILLSDELKTMDTHEYFCLCYFLNNFQAISTKKREEANACNGDHHEPQTPKKKSYDIQDGEFHISSPKLLSRTTSRISPLTGSITPTSAEFYASFTKTSPNGTPPTPSTPKEQAVLSKVTSRRSTTPIFFSQSAVRRKPQPIERKLECTLEELCVGSVKKIKITRDVISNTGFFVEEEEILMIRVKPGWRKGTKITFEGKGDERPGTLPADIIFVIDEKRHPLFKREGDDLELGVEVPLVQALTGSTIPVPLLGGGHITLSIDDIIYPGYEKTIPGQGLPKSKEEGMRGDLRLKFLVEFPEELSDEQRSEVVSILEECI
- the LOC140814712 gene encoding uncharacterized protein isoform X3 → MKRIGCAISTKKREEANACNGDHHEPQTPKKKSYDIQDGEFHISSPKLLSRTTSRISPLTGSITPTSAEFYASFTKTSPNGTPPTPSTPKEQAVLSKVTSRRSTTPIFFSQSAVRRKPQPIERKLECTLEELCVGSVKKIKITRDVISNTGFFVEEEEILMIRVKPGWRKGTKITFEGKGDERPGTLPADIIFVIDEKRHPLFKREGDDLELGVEVPLVQALTGSTIPVPLLGGGHITLSIDDIIYPGYEKTIPGQGLPKSKEEGMRGDLRLKFLVEFPEELSDEQRSEVVSILEECI
- the LOC140814712 gene encoding uncharacterized protein isoform X2 — its product is MGDPPKSPTPNFYGILGISRTASLSDVGKAYKSLVMKWHPDRNPSNKAEAEAKFSSINEAYRAISTKKREEANACNGDHHEPQTPKKKSYDIQDGEFHISSPKLLSRTTSRISPLTGSITPTSAEFYASFTKTSPNGTPPTPSTPKEQAVLSKVTSRRSTTPIFFSQSAVRRKPQPIERKLECTLEELCVGSVKKIKITRDVISNTGFFVEEEEILMIRVKPGWRKGTKITFEGKGDERPGTLPADIIFVIDEKRHPLFKREGDDLELGVEVPLVQALTGSTIPVPLLGGGHITLSIDDIIYPGYEKTIPGQGLPKSKEEGMRGDLRLKFLVEFPEELSDEQRSEVVSILEECI